Proteins encoded within one genomic window of Terriglobus sp. TAA 43:
- a CDS encoding CDGSH iron-sulfur domain-containing protein — protein sequence MSEQAPVTITVRPNGPLRVEGHIRLIDADGAEWDLTGKPAVSLCRCGASEKRPFCDGAHNRVGFQCMTSPGNLTGK from the coding sequence ATGTCCGAACAGGCCCCAGTTACCATCACCGTCCGCCCCAACGGCCCGCTCCGCGTGGAAGGCCACATCCGCCTCATCGACGCCGACGGCGCCGAATGGGACCTCACCGGCAAGCCCGCCGTCTCCCTCTGCCGTTGTGGCGCCAGCGAAAAGCGCCCCTTCTGCGACGGAGCCCACAACCGCGTTGGCTTCCAGTGCATGACCTCGCCCGGTAATCTCACCGGCAAGTAA
- a CDS encoding tetratricopeptide repeat protein, whose product MDKIAMLTEILAANPADSFARYGLAMEHLSQNDSEKALEEFAATIQHNPDYVPAYQMSGQTLAKLHRNDEAKQRLQEGLAAAQRTGNRHASSEMGALLDELELGY is encoded by the coding sequence ATGGACAAGATTGCAATGCTCACCGAAATCCTGGCAGCCAACCCAGCCGACAGCTTCGCCCGTTACGGCCTGGCCATGGAGCATCTTTCGCAAAATGATTCAGAAAAAGCGCTGGAAGAGTTCGCCGCCACCATTCAACACAACCCGGATTATGTCCCTGCATATCAGATGAGCGGCCAAACGCTGGCCAAGCTCCATCGCAACGACGAAGCAAAACAACGCTTGCAGGAAGGCCTTGCCGCAGCCCAACGCACCGGCAACCGTCATGCCTCATCGGAAATGGGTGCTCTGTTGGATGAATTAGAGCTGGGCTACTGA
- a CDS encoding magnesium chelatase — MAIQHTIPSHLPQTLGELRNSEWTVDRVSRSVKDELRDNLIAKLRAKESIFPGIVGYEDTVLPQIVNAVLSRHNFILLGLRGQAKSRILRGLTTLLDPVVPYVAGSEIRDNPYVPLSAYAKLLIAEKGDATPIAWLTPDERYVEKLATPDVTVADLIGDVDPIKAAKSGELLSSELTMHYGLLPRANRGIFAVNELPDLAGKIQVALFNIMQEGDVQIKGYPVRLQLDVALTFSANPEDYTARGKIVTPLKDRIGSEIRTHYLDSLEQAISVTEQEAWSKRAALDLHIPRYIREVVEQIAFVAREDKRVDKRSGVSQRLPISVMELALSNAERRALQHGESVAVPRIGDIYTAMPGITGKIELEYEGEMRGADIVVHDVIHTAVQRTFDGYFAEANTQQIEQWFNLGGTVQLSDAVAAEDSLKELQQIQGLFDKLKPLSLASRASAEVLVSAAEFLLEGMTAHKRISRTEERSFTAAEKQARKERAQNFHEEVRERERDDWQNRNRSKRGFN; from the coding sequence ATGGCCATACAGCACACGATCCCGTCACATCTTCCGCAGACACTTGGCGAACTTCGCAACAGCGAGTGGACCGTCGACCGCGTATCGCGCTCCGTCAAAGACGAACTACGCGACAACCTGATCGCCAAACTGCGTGCCAAGGAAAGCATCTTCCCTGGCATCGTCGGTTATGAAGACACTGTGCTGCCGCAGATTGTGAATGCGGTGTTGTCACGGCATAACTTCATTCTTCTGGGCTTACGTGGACAAGCGAAGAGCCGCATTCTGCGCGGGCTCACCACGCTTCTCGATCCTGTTGTGCCTTACGTTGCCGGATCGGAGATTCGCGACAACCCGTATGTTCCGTTGTCAGCATATGCAAAGCTCCTCATTGCCGAGAAGGGCGATGCAACTCCGATCGCGTGGCTTACTCCTGATGAGCGTTATGTTGAGAAGCTAGCGACGCCGGATGTTACGGTAGCCGACCTTATTGGTGATGTTGATCCCATCAAAGCCGCAAAGTCGGGCGAACTACTGAGTAGCGAACTCACTATGCATTACGGCTTGCTGCCGCGCGCCAACCGAGGCATCTTTGCGGTGAATGAACTCCCGGATCTCGCAGGAAAAATCCAGGTTGCATTGTTCAACATCATGCAGGAAGGTGATGTGCAGATCAAGGGTTACCCCGTACGTCTGCAGTTGGATGTTGCACTGACCTTCTCCGCCAATCCTGAAGACTACACGGCGCGCGGCAAGATCGTGACACCTCTGAAGGATCGCATTGGCTCCGAGATTCGCACGCATTATCTGGACTCGCTGGAACAAGCCATCTCAGTGACCGAACAGGAAGCCTGGAGTAAGCGTGCTGCCTTGGACCTGCACATCCCGCGCTACATCCGCGAAGTGGTTGAGCAGATTGCGTTCGTTGCCCGTGAGGACAAGCGCGTGGACAAGCGTAGTGGTGTGTCGCAGCGACTTCCTATCTCCGTGATGGAGCTTGCGCTGTCCAATGCGGAACGCCGCGCGTTGCAGCATGGCGAAAGTGTTGCGGTGCCGCGTATTGGTGACATCTACACCGCAATGCCTGGCATCACCGGGAAGATCGAGCTGGAATACGAAGGCGAGATGCGTGGCGCGGATATCGTGGTGCACGATGTCATTCACACCGCTGTGCAACGCACCTTCGATGGTTACTTCGCAGAGGCGAACACACAGCAGATTGAACAGTGGTTCAACCTTGGTGGAACGGTACAACTCTCCGATGCAGTGGCAGCAGAAGACTCGCTGAAGGAGTTGCAGCAGATTCAGGGACTCTTCGACAAGCTGAAGCCGTTGTCGCTAGCGAGTCGTGCGTCTGCGGAAGTGCTTGTGTCTGCTGCAGAGTTCCTGCTGGAAGGCATGACCGCGCACAAGCGGATCAGCCGTACGGAAGAACGTAGCTTCACCGCTGCAGAGAAGCAGGCACGCAAGGAACGCGCGCAGAACTTCCACGAAGAGGTTCGCGAGCGTGAGCGCGATGACTGGCAGAACCGCAACCGCAGCAAGCGCGGCTTCAACTAG
- the hrcA gene encoding heat-inducible transcriptional repressor HrcA, giving the protein MADLRETGWGLHARQQAILAAAIELYVQTGEPVASQALANISGLSSATVRNVMVELADAGMLEQPHTSAGRIPTARAFRLHVEQIRGANRIAPRWLPVESRTQIDAQLQGLGGIGAFFERTPQVLAALSSGVGLALATAQPGDLLEHVHFQRLALKKVLAVVVTRSGAVRDRVLLLERDLSMNDLETASRYLNENFRGWDVERVRAEIAARAERERSEYQRLLQAAEELWSRAVPDDRSLEQSVYVEGVSNLLGAADKDSASLREMLAALEAKERVVALLTAYVTSEERSVRVIFNMEERVPEMQGMVLVAAPAVVDGTVRGTVGVLATQRMHYENTINAVGYVAQMFAQAGNDTGDRS; this is encoded by the coding sequence ATGGCGGATCTGCGCGAAACCGGCTGGGGTTTGCATGCGCGGCAGCAGGCGATTCTGGCTGCCGCCATTGAACTGTATGTGCAAACCGGAGAACCGGTAGCATCGCAGGCCCTCGCGAATATCAGCGGTTTAAGTTCGGCCACTGTACGCAATGTGATGGTGGAACTTGCTGATGCGGGCATGCTCGAACAGCCGCATACTTCCGCGGGCCGCATCCCTACTGCGCGTGCATTTCGTTTGCATGTGGAACAGATTCGCGGAGCGAATCGCATTGCGCCTCGCTGGTTGCCCGTGGAGTCGCGCACGCAGATCGATGCGCAGTTGCAGGGACTCGGCGGCATTGGTGCGTTCTTTGAACGCACACCGCAGGTGCTTGCTGCGTTGTCCAGCGGTGTGGGATTGGCACTGGCAACGGCGCAGCCCGGTGACTTGTTGGAGCATGTTCACTTTCAGCGGTTGGCGTTGAAGAAGGTGCTTGCAGTTGTTGTTACGCGCAGTGGAGCTGTGCGTGATCGCGTGTTGTTACTGGAGCGCGACCTTTCCATGAACGATCTGGAAACTGCATCGCGTTATCTGAATGAGAACTTTCGCGGTTGGGATGTAGAGCGTGTCCGTGCGGAGATTGCCGCACGTGCCGAACGTGAACGTAGCGAGTATCAGCGCTTGTTGCAGGCAGCAGAAGAACTGTGGTCGCGTGCTGTGCCGGACGACCGTTCCCTGGAACAGAGCGTCTATGTGGAAGGTGTCTCAAACCTGCTGGGCGCTGCCGATAAAGACAGTGCAAGCCTGCGTGAGATGCTGGCAGCGCTGGAAGCAAAGGAACGAGTTGTCGCGCTGCTGACGGCGTATGTGACTTCGGAAGAGCGCAGTGTGCGCGTGATCTTCAATATGGAAGAGCGCGTGCCAGAGATGCAGGGCATGGTGCTGGTGGCAGCGCCTGCAGTGGTGGATGGAACGGTACGCGGTACCGTAGGTGTGTTGGCAACGCAGCGCATGCATTACGAGAACACCATCAACGCCGTGGGGTACGTGGCGCAGATGTTCGCGCAGGCCGGAAACGACACCGGCGATCGCTCATAA
- a CDS encoding c-type cytochrome — MANRLFTFSAFAVLTIGVSAAAFQAGSQRTPRVSYEAPPELQHTDLPQWPYTPTPPKGTAVVPPDDGEAHHLPGSTKAFTTKEIDGVSAVDWFPDLHPKAPTSVIDGKPGVYRACGTCHLINGYGKSDTENLNGMPVAYMQQQLEDMKGDLRHASVVNMGVITMIPVAKALPADDAKEALEYFHSIGPAKWVRVVETDTVPKTMPGPHRLTAVDPSGAKEPIGNRIIELPESFDRTMLRDPTSGFVAYVPVGSIKKGEVLVKTGAGGRTMACVACHGADLHGGGDTIPPLAGRSPSATGRQLYDFKTGARHGKNSGMMQPVVAKLTDEDIVDISAYLASLAQ, encoded by the coding sequence ATGGCAAATCGGCTCTTCACTTTTTCTGCGTTCGCAGTGCTCACGATTGGTGTTTCCGCTGCGGCGTTCCAGGCAGGTTCACAGCGCACTCCACGCGTGAGCTATGAGGCTCCGCCTGAGTTGCAGCACACGGATTTGCCGCAGTGGCCTTATACGCCTACGCCGCCGAAGGGAACAGCTGTCGTTCCGCCTGATGATGGCGAAGCCCATCATCTGCCCGGCAGCACAAAGGCATTCACCACGAAAGAGATCGACGGCGTGAGCGCAGTGGACTGGTTCCCCGATCTGCACCCGAAAGCTCCGACGTCAGTCATTGACGGCAAGCCTGGTGTGTACCGGGCGTGCGGCACCTGCCATTTGATCAACGGTTATGGCAAGTCCGATACGGAAAATCTCAACGGGATGCCGGTTGCCTACATGCAACAGCAGCTTGAGGACATGAAGGGCGACTTACGGCATGCGTCCGTGGTGAACATGGGCGTGATCACAATGATTCCGGTGGCAAAGGCGCTGCCTGCGGACGATGCCAAAGAGGCATTGGAGTACTTTCACTCCATCGGTCCTGCAAAGTGGGTACGGGTGGTTGAGACCGATACGGTGCCCAAGACGATGCCGGGACCACATCGGTTGACGGCCGTTGACCCGAGTGGCGCAAAGGAACCAATCGGCAATCGCATTATTGAATTGCCTGAAAGCTTTGATCGCACCATGTTGCGTGATCCAACGTCAGGCTTTGTGGCTTATGTACCAGTGGGCAGCATTAAGAAGGGTGAGGTGCTGGTGAAAACGGGCGCGGGCGGGCGAACGATGGCTTGCGTTGCGTGCCACGGTGCTGATCTGCATGGTGGAGGCGATACGATTCCGCCACTTGCGGGACGTAGCCCGAGTGCTACAGGGCGGCAGTTGTATGACTTCAAGACGGGTGCCCGGCATGGCAAGAACTCGGGCATGATGCAACCGGTGGTTGCAAAGCTGACCGACGAGGATATCGTCGATATCTCCGCTTATCTTGCGAGTCTGGCGCAGTAG
- a CDS encoding Mrp/NBP35 family ATP-binding protein: MGHMGQGAPQGPQALPGIGAVVAVGSGKGGVGKTTVSVNLAIALAKLGKRVGLIDADIYGPNVPTMMGQTRQPSVTEDSMMEPLESFGVKFISVGLISPGDKPLVMRGPMLHQIIRQFLQQVKWGELDYLIVDLPPGTGDVVISLVQTVPLTGAVVVSTGSGVALQDARKALEMFHQVNVEVLGLVENMSQMRLPNGEIIDVFGAGGTASTARQYNLPFLGSVDLDPAIRAGGDRGLPVSLGGEDDAKAKAYFDIAREVMERVEEVQEESQDVLEIN; the protein is encoded by the coding sequence ATGGGACACATGGGACAGGGCGCGCCGCAGGGGCCGCAGGCTTTGCCAGGAATCGGCGCGGTGGTGGCAGTAGGCAGCGGCAAGGGCGGCGTGGGTAAAACCACCGTCAGTGTGAATCTGGCAATTGCGTTGGCCAAGTTGGGCAAGCGCGTCGGCTTGATTGATGCGGACATCTACGGTCCCAACGTGCCCACGATGATGGGTCAGACTCGCCAGCCATCCGTCACGGAAGATTCCATGATGGAGCCGCTGGAGAGCTTTGGTGTGAAGTTCATCTCTGTGGGACTTATCTCGCCTGGTGACAAGCCGTTGGTGATGCGCGGACCCATGCTGCATCAGATCATCCGTCAGTTTCTCCAGCAGGTGAAGTGGGGCGAACTGGATTACCTCATTGTCGATCTACCTCCCGGCACGGGGGATGTCGTCATCTCGCTGGTTCAGACAGTTCCGCTGACGGGCGCGGTCGTTGTATCGACGGGCTCAGGCGTGGCGTTGCAGGATGCACGTAAGGCATTGGAGATGTTCCATCAGGTGAACGTGGAAGTCCTTGGCCTGGTTGAGAACATGTCGCAGATGCGCCTGCCGAATGGTGAAATCATCGATGTCTTTGGTGCAGGTGGCACAGCGAGCACTGCGCGTCAGTACAACCTGCCGTTCCTCGGTTCGGTTGATCTGGATCCGGCGATTCGCGCTGGCGGTGATCGCGGCCTGCCCGTGTCACTTGGTGGTGAGGATGACGCGAAGGCCAAGGCATACTTCGACATCGCTCGCGAGGTGATGGAACGCGTTGAAGAAGTGCAGGAAGAGTCGCAGGACGTGCTGGAGATCAACTAG
- a CDS encoding VWA domain-containing protein, translating into MKRTRYTKFQGDFAGGIGLDDLMEALGDFLLDSGFHDPWSEFQELNGDHTMENLREAIKQVMETGDFLDEEMQQQYDEMNQEQREEMLDSLVERMQQGDYIQREGGEATEMQGQAGPGEIAQPAPPQGEVRFNVTDKSMDFLSYKSLRDLLGGMGRSISGRHDTRYEASGIESSGSSKPYEFGDVMNLDVNATLSNALQREGLSVPLNVEYSDLVIHQSEYQSSCATVVMLDCSHSMILYGEDRFTPAKRVAMALSHLIRTQFPGDSLHLVLFHDSAEELPIQAVARVKVGPYYTNTREGLRLARRILARSNKDMKQIVMITDGKPSALTLDDGRIYRNAFGLDPMVIAETLEEVNRCKRSNIVINTFMLAQDYALMQFVQKVSAMCKGKAYFTSPDRLGSYVLQDFMTRRMKTIH; encoded by the coding sequence ATGAAGCGCACGCGCTACACGAAGTTCCAGGGCGACTTTGCCGGAGGCATCGGGCTGGATGACCTGATGGAAGCTCTCGGTGACTTTCTGCTGGATAGCGGATTCCATGATCCGTGGTCAGAGTTCCAGGAACTCAATGGCGATCACACGATGGAGAATCTCCGCGAAGCCATCAAGCAGGTAATGGAAACCGGCGACTTCCTCGACGAAGAGATGCAGCAGCAGTACGACGAAATGAATCAAGAACAGCGCGAAGAAATGCTGGATTCACTCGTGGAGCGGATGCAGCAGGGGGATTACATCCAGCGGGAGGGTGGGGAGGCTACGGAGATGCAGGGGCAGGCGGGGCCGGGGGAGATTGCGCAGCCTGCGCCGCCACAGGGAGAGGTCCGCTTCAACGTCACCGACAAGAGCATGGACTTCCTCAGCTACAAGTCCCTGCGGGACCTGCTGGGTGGGATGGGACGCTCTATCAGTGGTCGGCATGACACTCGGTATGAAGCCAGCGGGATTGAGTCGAGTGGCTCCTCCAAGCCGTATGAGTTCGGGGATGTGATGAACCTGGACGTCAACGCTACGCTATCCAATGCCCTGCAGCGTGAGGGTCTGTCTGTACCGCTGAATGTGGAGTACAGCGACCTGGTGATCCACCAGAGCGAGTACCAGTCGTCATGCGCGACGGTGGTGATGCTGGATTGCTCGCACTCCATGATCCTGTATGGTGAGGATCGGTTCACACCGGCCAAGCGTGTTGCGATGGCGTTGTCGCACCTGATCCGCACGCAGTTCCCTGGAGACTCACTGCACCTGGTGCTGTTCCATGACTCCGCGGAGGAGCTGCCGATACAGGCTGTGGCGCGTGTGAAGGTTGGGCCTTACTACACCAACACACGCGAGGGTCTGCGGTTGGCGCGACGCATCCTCGCACGCAGTAATAAGGACATGAAGCAGATCGTGATGATTACGGATGGCAAACCATCCGCGCTGACGCTGGATGATGGCCGCATCTACCGCAACGCGTTCGGCCTTGATCCCATGGTGATTGCCGAGACGCTGGAAGAGGTGAACCGCTGCAAGCGTAGCAACATCGTGATCAACACCTTCATGCTGGCGCAGGACTATGCCCTGATGCAGTTCGTGCAGAAGGTAAGTGCGATGTGCAAGGGCAAGGCTTACTTCACCAGCCCGGATCGCTTAGGTAGTTATGTGTTGCAGGACTTCATGACACGGCGGATGAAGACGATCCACTAG
- a CDS encoding NUDIX hydrolase, with product MQEKPIRTLESRIVYQNKWSRVREDIIERADGQRGIYGVLDKDPACIVIPLEHTPEGDFLTLVHQYRYTVEASYYEFPQGGWEQGEDVDIEALARGELREETGLTAGKMTRLAANWIAYGAMRQRHHVWLAQDLTQGEAQLEAEEHGLTVHRVSVDEFEQMIFDGRVEDNCTLAAWATYLVWKRRS from the coding sequence ATGCAGGAAAAGCCAATCCGCACGCTCGAGAGTCGCATCGTTTACCAGAACAAATGGTCCCGTGTCCGAGAGGACATCATCGAGCGAGCCGATGGTCAGCGCGGCATCTACGGCGTCCTGGACAAGGATCCAGCCTGCATCGTCATCCCGTTGGAGCACACACCCGAAGGCGACTTCCTCACGCTCGTGCATCAGTACCGCTACACGGTGGAGGCCAGCTACTACGAGTTCCCGCAGGGCGGTTGGGAACAGGGTGAAGACGTGGATATCGAAGCCCTCGCTCGCGGCGAACTCCGTGAGGAGACCGGCCTCACAGCAGGGAAGATGACCCGCCTCGCCGCCAACTGGATCGCCTACGGAGCTATGCGCCAGCGCCACCACGTCTGGCTGGCACAGGACTTGACACAGGGTGAGGCGCAACTGGAGGCCGAGGAACACGGCCTGACCGTACACCGGGTCAGCGTCGACGAGTTCGAACAAATGATCTTCGACGGCCGCGTGGAAGACAACTGCACACTCGCCGCATGGGCAACGTATCTCGTGTGGAAACGCCGCAGCTAG
- a CDS encoding acyl-CoA thioesterase: MEDRHRTVAESQAERSEVIFPGDSNSLGNLFGGRLMQFIDLVGAVAAYRHARSTAVVTASMDHLDFVAPVHIGDLLILKASVNRAFKSSMEVGVKAMVEDPKTRLLRHVSTAYVTYVAVDQTGTPVMVDPVIPETEHQKRRYEDALRRRESRAEETQRKRDLRKILTSDWHV, translated from the coding sequence ATGGAAGACAGGCACAGAACGGTAGCTGAGTCCCAAGCGGAACGCAGCGAGGTCATCTTTCCCGGTGACTCGAACTCGCTAGGCAATCTGTTTGGCGGCAGATTGATGCAGTTCATCGACCTTGTCGGTGCGGTGGCCGCGTATCGTCATGCGCGTTCCACGGCTGTGGTTACGGCGAGTATGGATCATCTGGATTTCGTAGCGCCGGTACACATTGGCGATCTGCTTATCCTGAAGGCCAGCGTGAATCGGGCGTTCAAGAGCAGTATGGAAGTGGGCGTGAAGGCGATGGTGGAAGACCCGAAGACTCGACTTCTTCGTCATGTATCCACTGCATATGTCACTTACGTCGCCGTGGATCAGACAGGAACGCCGGTTATGGTTGATCCGGTGATACCGGAGACAGAGCACCAGAAGCGGCGCTATGAAGATGCTTTACGTCGCCGCGAAAGCCGTGCGGAAGAGACGCAACGAAAGCGCGATCTGCGCAAAATTCTTACCAGCGACTGGCACGTTTAG
- a CDS encoding S10 family peptidase, protein MDPRARLIALSALSFLLLPFSLCAQEASAAPKPDAPAANATATPQRARTGNAAAPAGNAAEGELPIPAETTSVTHHDWTAGGRAVHYTATVGVLLINGEGQDSKPIGTMSYVAYTEDGVPAKSRPVTFFYNGGPGSATIWLHMGSMGPIRVITKSPEASGAPPYEWVQNQYSLIDKSDLVFIDAPLTGYSRLAGKGKATDFQGVDQDVRAFNKFITRYITVNQRWASPKYLFGESYGTPRSAALVASLNNDGIAFNGVTLLSSVLNYFVNSPGYDLDTKRYIPSFAAIAWYHNKVPHTGTMQDFVQKAREFTRGEYATALDQGDMLPAAEFDAVATKLAGFTGLSVAYCKQVKLRIDPSRFRKELLRDKGLTLGRYDARFEGTDTDDAGETPGYDPSDTGISGAYVGAFHEYMQKELKYNPDTTYDLRAPGGNWDWHHRPSGLRGGGGGGQAPAEPNTVTDLSDAMRKNPSLKVFSANGWYDLATPFFGTEHDLAQMMLPKSQLGNVKYGYYPAGHMVYLNVDALKSMHDDLEKWYSEK, encoded by the coding sequence TTGGACCCGCGCGCTCGCCTTATTGCTTTATCCGCGCTTTCGTTTTTGCTGCTCCCCTTCTCGCTCTGCGCGCAGGAAGCCTCAGCTGCACCGAAGCCTGACGCACCTGCTGCGAATGCTACGGCTACTCCGCAGCGTGCTCGTACGGGGAATGCTGCTGCACCTGCTGGCAATGCTGCTGAAGGTGAGTTGCCGATTCCGGCGGAGACGACCTCCGTTACGCATCATGATTGGACTGCGGGCGGACGTGCTGTGCACTACACCGCTACAGTTGGCGTTCTGCTGATCAATGGTGAGGGGCAGGATTCGAAGCCGATTGGCACGATGTCGTATGTGGCCTACACCGAGGATGGTGTGCCGGCGAAGTCGCGTCCAGTGACGTTCTTCTACAACGGTGGACCGGGTTCGGCGACGATCTGGCTGCACATGGGTTCGATGGGACCGATCCGCGTGATCACCAAGAGCCCTGAGGCTTCGGGCGCGCCGCCGTATGAGTGGGTGCAGAACCAGTACAGCCTGATTGATAAGTCGGATCTGGTCTTTATTGACGCGCCTTTGACTGGCTACTCGCGCCTAGCGGGCAAGGGTAAGGCCACGGACTTCCAGGGTGTAGATCAGGACGTTCGCGCGTTCAACAAGTTCATTACGCGCTACATCACTGTGAATCAGCGCTGGGCTTCGCCGAAGTATCTGTTTGGCGAGAGCTACGGCACGCCGCGTTCGGCTGCGCTGGTGGCTTCGCTGAACAATGACGGCATTGCTTTCAATGGCGTGACGCTGCTGTCGTCGGTGCTGAACTACTTTGTGAACTCGCCGGGCTATGACCTGGATACGAAGCGCTACATCCCGAGCTTTGCGGCGATTGCCTGGTATCACAACAAGGTTCCACACACGGGCACGATGCAGGACTTCGTGCAGAAGGCACGCGAGTTTACACGTGGCGAGTATGCGACCGCGCTGGATCAGGGTGACATGCTGCCTGCGGCTGAGTTCGATGCTGTGGCCACGAAGCTGGCAGGATTTACGGGACTCTCTGTGGCGTACTGCAAGCAGGTGAAGCTGCGCATTGATCCTTCGCGCTTCCGCAAGGAACTGCTGCGCGACAAGGGTCTGACGCTGGGCCGTTACGATGCTCGCTTTGAAGGCACGGACACGGATGATGCTGGTGAGACGCCGGGTTATGATCCTTCGGACACGGGCATTTCCGGTGCTTATGTGGGTGCGTTCCACGAGTACATGCAGAAGGAGTTGAAGTACAACCCTGACACGACGTACGATCTGCGCGCGCCGGGTGGTAACTGGGATTGGCATCACCGTCCCTCTGGTTTGCGTGGCGGCGGTGGTGGTGGACAGGCTCCTGCAGAGCCGAACACTGTGACCGATCTGTCAGACGCGATGCGTAAGAACCCGAGCCTGAAGGTGTTCTCTGCGAATGGCTGGTATGACCTGGCGACTCCGTTCTTTGGCACGGAGCATGACCTGGCGCAGATGATGCTGCCGAAGTCTCAGCTTGGCAACGTGAAGTATGGCTACTATCCGGCGGGACACATGGTGTATCTGAATGTGGATGCGCTGAAGTCAATGCACGACGACCTGGAGAAGTGGTACTCCGAAAAGTAA
- a CDS encoding MgtC/SapB family protein has translation MPLHITPSQIALRLLLATVASMLIGLNRDEHSRPAGMRTTMLVTIAATLMMLQVNLLLPMENRSATSYIGLDLMRLPLGVLSGIGFIGAGAILKKENTAIGVTTAATLWYSTILGLLFGGGQLVLGSVGTILAAFILIALRPLEASIPRNHTGILTLICTEDGPSEEQLRSAIEAAQCHVISWASEYDSPTHLAQVRVELTWRSPNTGNIHRPIGLDTLRTIPGVMGFRWQR, from the coding sequence ATGCCACTCCACATCACACCTTCTCAGATTGCTCTCCGATTGCTACTGGCCACCGTGGCCAGCATGCTGATCGGCCTGAACCGCGATGAGCACAGCCGACCCGCTGGCATGCGCACCACGATGTTGGTCACGATTGCGGCTACGCTGATGATGTTGCAGGTCAATCTGTTACTGCCCATGGAGAATCGCTCAGCGACCTCTTACATTGGGCTAGACCTGATGCGCCTTCCGCTTGGCGTTCTCTCGGGCATTGGCTTCATTGGCGCGGGCGCGATCCTGAAGAAAGAGAACACCGCCATCGGCGTTACCACTGCGGCCACACTCTGGTACAGCACTATACTCGGACTTCTCTTCGGGGGTGGTCAGCTTGTGCTGGGCAGTGTGGGAACCATCCTTGCCGCTTTCATTCTGATTGCGTTGCGCCCTCTTGAAGCCTCTATCCCTCGCAACCACACCGGCATCCTCACGCTGATCTGCACGGAAGACGGCCCCTCCGAGGAGCAATTACGTTCTGCTATAGAGGCAGCGCAGTGTCATGTCATCAGTTGGGCTTCAGAATACGATTCACCCACTCACCTGGCGCAGGTGCGCGTTGAGCTGACGTGGCGTTCTCCAAATACGGGCAACATCCATCGCCCTATCGGCCTCGATACTCTGCGTACCATCCCTGGAGTCATGGGCTTCCGCTGGCAGAGATAA